CGTGTACGACTACGTGCTCACCGGCACCTACCCGAGCGAAGAGGACATCGCCAAGGTGCGGGTCGGCCAGGTCGGCGCGCCGATCGGCACGCCGAGGCGCGTCGCGGACATCGCGCTTCCGAATGCCGCGGCCAGCGCGCCGGAGGCGGCGGCCTCGGGGGCTTCCTCGCCCGCCTCAAGCCCGACGACGCCGGCTATCCCTTCGAACAAGCCCTCGGCGGCGACTGCGCCTCCCGCGCGGTCCGCCGCGTCGCGCCCCACCCCGGGAGCCTCACGATGAGCGCCGTCTTCAGCAAACCCAGCCTGCTGCAGCGGGTGAAGCCGCTGTTCCAGGGCTTCGACATCCCGCTGCTGCTCGCGATGGCCTGGCTCATGGGGCTGGGTCTGATGTGCATGTACTCGGCGGGCTATGACCACGGCACCCGCTTCGTCGATCACGCGCGCAACATGGTCCTGGCGATGGGTGTGCTGTTCGTGACCGCGCAGGTGCCGCCGCAGCGGCTGATGCAACTGGCGTTGCCGCTCTACGCCGTTGGCGTGACGCTGCTGGTGGCTGTGGCGCTGTTCGGCATCACGAAGAAGGGCGCGACGCGCTGGCTGTATGTCGGCACGCAGATCCAGCCGTCCGAGCTGTTGAAGATCGCCGTGCCGCTCATGCTTGCCTGGTGGTTCCAGAAGCGCGAAGGCCAGCTGCGGCTGCCGGACTTCATCGCTGCATTCATCCTGCTCGTCGTGCCGGTCGGGCTCATCGCGAAGCAGCCGGACCTCGGCACCTCGCTGCTGGTGCTGGGCGCGGGCCTGTACGTGATCTTCTTCGCCGGGCTGTCGTGGAAGCTGATCATCCCGGCGCTGGTGCTGGCTGGCGCGGGCATCACGGCGCTGGTCCTCAGCGAGGACCAGATCTGCCAGCCCGACGTGAAATGGGTCGTGCTGAAGGACTACCAGAAGGACCGCGTCTGCACCTTGCTGGATCCGACGAAGGACCCCTTGGGCAAGGGCTTCCACATCATCCAGGGCGAGATCGCGATCGGCTCGGGCGGCGTGACCGGCAAGGGCTTCATGAAGGGCACGCAGACGCACCTGGAGTTCATCCCGGAGCGGACGACGGACTTCATCTTCGCGGCCTATGGCGAGGAGTTCGGCCTCATCGGCGCGGCGGGGCTGCTGATCGGCTTCACCGCGCTGATCCTGCGCGGACTGGCGATCGCGCACGAGGCGCCGACCTTGTTCTCGCGACTGCTTGCGGGGGCGATCACGCTGAGCTTCTTCACCTACGTGTTCGTGAACATGGGAATGGTGACCGGCATCCTGCCCGTGGTGGGGGTGCCGCTGCCGTTCATCTCATACGGGGGGACGGCGATGGTGACGCTGGGCCTGTCGCTCGGGATGCTGATGTCGATCGCCAAGAGCCGGGGCGGGACGCAGCGTTGAGTGACGGCGTCCCCGGTGGCGCCGAGGCTCAGCTACTGACGTTCTGCAGCGGATGCGCGGCGAAGCGCACCGTGAACCGCGCGCCCGGCCCCGCGCCGTCAGGCTCGGCCTGCCGACGGGCCCGCGTGTCGTCGACCGTGATCTCGGCCTCGTGCTGCTGGACGATCTCGCGCACGATCGCCAGCCCCAGTCCCGAGCCATCGACGTTGGTGCCCAGCGCCCGGTAGAACGGCTGGAAGATCTGCTCGCGCTCCGACTCGGCGATGCCCGGCCCCGAGTCTTCGACCTGCAGGACGCAGACCTGGCCGAACGGGTCCTCGACGACGCGCACGGTGACCGTGCCGTCGCTCGGCGTGTAGAGCAGCGCGTTGTCGACGAGATTGCGGATCAGCTCGCGGATCAGCAGCGGATGCCCGTTGATGCGCAACCCGGCGTGGCTCGCCTCCGGTCCTTCGTAGCCGAGGTCCAGGCGCTTCTCCATCGCGCGTGGAACGAAGTCGCGCACGGTCTCGATCGCCAGCACGGCGAGGTTGACTTCGCTGCGACGCGCTGCGTGCTCCTGATCCTCGGCGCGGGCCATGGCCAGCAACTGGTTGACCATGTGCGCCGCGCGCTGGCTCGACACCGCGATCTGCTTCAGCGAGCGACGCAGCTCCGCTGGCGAGCTTCGACCCTCGTCGATCTCGCGCTGCGCCAACTCGGCCTGCGTGCGCAGCCCCGCGAGAGGCGTTTTGAGCTGGTGCGCGGCGTCGGCGAGGAAGTGCTTCTGAGATCGGATCGACTGGTCGAGTCGTTCCAGCAGATCGTTGATCGCCTGCACCAGCGGCGCCACTTCGTCGGGGATGCGTTGTTCGTCGATGGGGCTCAGGTCGGAACTGTCGCGCGAGCGGATGCGTCGCTGCAGGTCGTTCAGCGGCGCGATGCCGCGTGCCAGTGCGAGCCACACCAGCAGCACCGCCAGCGGCAGGATCACGAACTGCGGCAGGATGACGCCCTTGATGATCTCGTTGGTCAGCCGGGACCGCTTGCCGAGCGTCTCCGCGACCTGCACCAGCATCATCTTGTCGCTGCCCGCCATCCCCTCCG
This genomic stretch from Mitsuaria sp. 7 harbors:
- a CDS encoding sensor histidine kinase yields the protein MAADSSGHRSLFGEILDWMLAPLLVIWPISVALTWLVAQGIANKPYDRELDEMARTLGLQVVTEPAPGDAAARRGRSRYALAPEAAALLRADESDTVYYQVLGLRGELLSGDALLPVPEVEPPIVPWEVNRRFDEINNEAVRVSYLWVVPEGMAGSDKMMLVQVAETLGKRSRLTNEIIKGVILPQFVILPLAVLLVWLALARGIAPLNDLQRRIRSRDSSDLSPIDEQRIPDEVAPLVQAINDLLERLDQSIRSQKHFLADAAHQLKTPLAGLRTQAELAQREIDEGRSSPAELRRSLKQIAVSSQRAAHMVNQLLAMARAEDQEHAARRSEVNLAVLAIETVRDFVPRAMEKRLDLGYEGPEASHAGLRINGHPLLIRELIRNLVDNALLYTPSDGTVTVRVVEDPFGQVCVLQVEDSGPGIAESEREQIFQPFYRALGTNVDGSGLGLAIVREIVQQHEAEITVDDTRARRQAEPDGAGPGARFTVRFAAHPLQNVSS
- the rodA gene encoding rod shape-determining protein RodA encodes the protein MSAVFSKPSLLQRVKPLFQGFDIPLLLAMAWLMGLGLMCMYSAGYDHGTRFVDHARNMVLAMGVLFVTAQVPPQRLMQLALPLYAVGVTLLVAVALFGITKKGATRWLYVGTQIQPSELLKIAVPLMLAWWFQKREGQLRLPDFIAAFILLVVPVGLIAKQPDLGTSLLVLGAGLYVIFFAGLSWKLIIPALVLAGAGITALVLSEDQICQPDVKWVVLKDYQKDRVCTLLDPTKDPLGKGFHIIQGEIAIGSGGVTGKGFMKGTQTHLEFIPERTTDFIFAAYGEEFGLIGAAGLLIGFTALILRGLAIAHEAPTLFSRLLAGAITLSFFTYVFVNMGMVTGILPVVGVPLPFISYGGTAMVTLGLSLGMLMSIAKSRGGTQR